A window of Tripterygium wilfordii isolate XIE 37 chromosome 7, ASM1340144v1, whole genome shotgun sequence contains these coding sequences:
- the LOC120002287 gene encoding pentatricopeptide repeat-containing protein At4g28010, with translation MMAKSFFSSPNLRVPFKFKLFSSFPYPTSRAEMETQLGTICEKQKPQFAEVVCLFHGAVDSRVFPSGSDCNYVFGDLVKSKNYTLAISVYNRMTRSGVSPSFLSLSGLIVCFMHNHKPEFAFGVLGLILMRGFTVSVYIMNVMLKGLFNNKDFDKAMDLFSMLKRECVVPDIVSYNTVINGLCKARQFQKAVAILVEMEAANCGPNLVTYTTLMDGLCKDGKVDEAFGLLEVMKRKGLGADVVAYSTLISGYCNTGNLSKAKGLFEEMLVKGISPTVITYSCLLNGLFKMGQLQEAAEMLDSMTECGIQPDVVTYTGLISEICKDGKATKAVDLLNFMVEKGEEPSTVTYNVLINGLCKEGLVGKAFKVLEMMMEKGKMPDVVTYNTVLVGLCNNEKLDEAVKLFNFVLKEDKSVEPDVTTFNILIQGLCKEGRLDKALKIYHLMIKKGKCHNLVTYNILIAEYLKAGEVDKAMKLWRGALESGLAPNSITYGVMIDGFCKIQMMNVAKGLFSKRRSAGFSPTLSDFNTLMASLCKESSLEQARMLFQEMKNVKCKPNAISFNIMIDGTLKAGDIQSAKDLVEDMVRMGLAPDAFTYSTLINRFSKLGHMDEAKGAFQKLIACGFTPTVHVYDSLLKGFSRKGETKQVVNLLSQVADNGIILDSEITSTILTCLCDSSLDLDVTEHLPDFSKNLSEGTNITCNELLTKLKDHQLESQLHAG, from the coding sequence ATGATGGCGAAGTCGTTCTTCAGCTCTCCTAATCTTCGTGTCCCCTTCAAATTCAAGCTATTCTCTTCGTTTCCATATCCTACTTCGCGCGCTGAAATGGAGACCCAATTGGGAACTATATGTGAGAAGCAGAAACCCCAGTTCGCCGAGGTGGTTTGTCTGTTTCACGGTGCGGTGGACTCGAGAGTCTTCCCTTCTGGTTCAGATTGCAATTATGTCTTTGGAGATCTGGTAAAGTCGAAAAACTATACGTTGGCCATTTCAGTTTATAATAGGATGACCCGGAGTGGTGTTTCGCCTAGTTTCCTATCTCTGAGTGGTttaattgtttgttttatgCACAACCATAAACCAGAATTTGCATTTGGGGTTCTGGGATTGATACTGATGCGTGGTTTTACTGTTAGTGTTTATATTATGAATGTTATGTTGAAGGGTTTGTTTAATAACAAGGATTTTGACAAGGCTATGGATTTGTTTAGTATGTTGAAGAGGGAGTGTGTAGTTCCAGATATTGTTAGTTATAATACTGTGATAAATGGACTTTGCAAGGCAAGACAATTTCAAAAAGCTGTAGCTATTTTGGTGGAGATGGAAGCTGCCAATTGTGGTCCCAATTTGGTTACATACACTACTTTGATGGATGGTCTTTGCAAGGATGGCAAAGTAGACGAGGCCTTTGGTTTGTTGGAGGTGATGAAGAGGAAGGGTTTGGGCGCGGATGTTGTTGCATATAGTACACTTATAAGTGGTTATTGTAATACAGGGAACTTAAGCAAAGCGAAAGGACTATTTGAGGAGATGTTGGTAAAAGGAATTTCTCCCACAGTAATTACTTATAGCTGTCTATTGAATGGTCTTTTTAAGATGGGGCAGTTGCAAGAAGCCGCTGAAATGTTAGATAGTATGACAGAATGCGGAATACAACCCGATGTTGTTACTTATACAGGTTTAATTAGTGAGATATGCAAAGATGGGAAGGCCACTAAAGCAGTGGATTTACTGAATTTTATGGTGGAGAAGGGTGAAGAGCCTAGTACTGTAACGTATAATGTTCTCATTAATGGACTATGCAAGGAAGGGCTCGTTGGGaaagcttttaaagttttggaaATGATGATGGAGAAGGGGAAGATGCCTGATGTGGTTACTTACAATACGGTACTGGTAGGACTCTGTAATAACGAGAAGCTTGATGAGGCCGTAAAGCTTTTCAATTTTGTGCTGAAAGAGGATAAATCTGTTGAGCCTGATGTGACAACTTTTAACATTTTAATTCAGGGACTATGCAAGGAAGGTCGTCTGGATAAGGCTCTAAAGATTTATCATTTGATGATTAAGAAGGGGAAATGTCATAATTTGGTAACTTATAATATCTTAATCGCAGAATACCTAAAGGCAGGAGAAGTTGACAAGGCCATGAAACTATGGAGAGGTGCCCTTGAATCAGGACTTGCTCCAAACTCAATTACGTATGGTGTCATGATTGATGGATTCTGCAAAATCCAAATGATGAATGTTGCAAAAGGACTTTTTAGTAAGAGGAGATCTGCTGGGTTTAGCCCTACCTTGTCTGACTTCAATACATTGATGGCATCATTGTGTAAGGAGAGCAGCTTGGAACAAGCTAGGATGTTATTTCAAGAAatgaaaaatgtgaaatgtAAACCAAATGCAATCTCTTTCAATATAATGATTGATGGGACTCTTAAAGCAGGGGACATTCAATCCGCCAAAGACTTGGTCGAGGACATGGTTAGAATGGGCTTAGCTCCTGATGCTTTTACATATTCTACGCTAATAAACAGGTTCTCCAAACTAGGACATATGGATGAGGCAAAAGGTGCATTTCAGAAATTGATTGCTTGTGGCTTTACGCCTACTGTCCATGTCTATGACTCGTTGCTAAAAGGTTTTAGTAGGAAAGGCGAGACAAAACAAGTTGTTAACTTGCTCAGCCAAGTGGCGGACAATGGAATCATTCTTGATTCAGAAATTACTTCTACCATCTTGACATGTCTCTGTGATAGTTCACTAGATCTTGATGTAACGGAGCATTTACCAgatttttccaaaaatttatcaGAAGGGACAAATATCACATGCAATGAGCTGTTAACGAAACTAAAAGATCATCAATTGGAGTCCCAATTACATGCTGGTTGA
- the LOC120002780 gene encoding rho GTPase-activating protein 7-like produces MSATLAASFERPRPGAANTVFKSGPLFISSKGLGWKSWKKRWFILTRTSLVFFKNDPSALPQKGGEVNLTLGGIDLNNSGSVVVREDKKLLTVLFPDGRDGRAFTLKAETSEDLYEWKSALENALAQAPSAALVMGHNGIFRSDTSDAIEASFHQWRDKRPVKSLVVGRPILLALEDIDGGPSFLEKALRFLEKFGTKVEGILRQSADVEVVERRVHEYEQGRTEFESDEDAHVVGDCVKHVLRELPSSPVPASCCTALLDAYKIDRKEARINAVRSAILDTFPEPNRRLLQRILKMMHTISSHANENRMTASAVATCMAPLLLRPLLAGECELEDDYEVNGDDSAQLLAAANAANNAQAIVTTLLEEYENIFDDENLQRCSISADSRIAISGSEDSTDDENLDIKDNDYHDAENEVDQDTDDDRGRVLSGKLSESSGYDGSDLYDYKVFEGNDSDVGSPKDNNVRAASSSFPVDPVQMRDSNVQLLEQQGKITKGNESPINETDIPIVLPGGESYRSMGEILASMDPGNAASVSGLESSAEKPVGKVTVSNLNPKRSTFWGRNSARKTLSVESVDSSGEEELAIQRLEITKNDLRNRIAKEARGNAILQASLERRKQALHERRLALEQDVSRLQEQLQAERDLRAALEVGLSMSSGQFSSSRSMDSKTRAELEEIALAEADVARLKQKVAELHQQLNQQRQHHYGSPSDSSDRYQHVQNHTSQQRFLQQDFDATLAFVNHERKQRTEESLSGTDWRNFRGQGLATGGSNRQSSRKQFTDSTNVADPKFSETSTNMSVDELYGVDSASVPSTSRAVEVLDYPRHPSVASSALVELTTRLDFFKERRSQLMEQLHNLDLNYGTASQDFIYRPSSPPWN; encoded by the exons ATGTCGGCGACTTTGGCGGCTTCCTTCGAGCGGCCACGACCGGGAGCTGCTAATACG GTTTTCAAGAGTGGCCCCCTTTTCATATCTTCGAAAG GATTAGGATGGAAGTCTTGGAAGAAGCGTTGGTTTATCCTTACACGAACTTCCTTGGTTTTCTTTAAAAATGATCCT AGTGCACTACCACAAAAAGGTGGTGAGGTAAACCTGACTTTGGGGGGAATTGACTTGAACAATTCTGGGAG TGTTGTTGTTAGAGAGGATAAAAAATTGTTGACTGTATTGTTTCCTGATGGACGTGACGGGCGAGCATTCACACTTAAG GCTGAGACATCAGAGGATTTGTACGAGTGGAAATCAGCCTTGGAAAATGCCCTTGCACAAGCACCAAGTGCGGCCCTTGTTATGGGACACAATGGAATTTTTCGGAGTGACACAAGTGATGCTATTGAAGCGTCTTTCCATCAAT GGAGGGACAAGCGGCCGGTCAAATCTTTAGTTGTTGGCAGGCCGATTTTGCTTGCCCTTGAAGATATTGATGGAGGTCCATCATTTCTTGAGAAAGCCCTTCGATTCCTTGAGAAGTTCG GAACTAAAGTCGAAGGAATTTTACGGCAGTCTGCAGATGTGGAGGTAGTGGAACGCAGGGTTCATGAGTATGAGCAAG GCAGGACTGAATTTGAATCTGACGAAGATGCTCATGTTGTTGGTGACTGTGTTAAG CATGTTCTAAGGGAGCTACCGTCATCACCTGTTCCAGCTTCTTGCTGTACTGCTTTACTAGATGCTTATA AAATTGATCGGAAAGAAGCACGGATTAATGCAGTGCGCTCTGCTATATTGGATACATTTCCTGAACCTAACCGTCGTTTATTACAGAG AATTCTTAAGATGATGCATACAATCTCTTCTCACGCTAATGAGAATCGAATGACTGCATCTGCTGTGGCTACTTGCATGGCACCCTTGCTCTTACGTCCTCTGTTAGCTGGCGAATGTGAGTTGGAGGATGACTATGAGGTTAATGGTGATGATTCTGCCCAGCTTCTTGCTGCTGCTAATGCTGCTAACAATGCTCAAGCCATCGTCACAACTCTTTTGGAGGAATATGAGAATATTTTTGAT GATGAAAATCTACAAAGATGTTCTATTTCAGCTGATTCTCGGATTGCAATCAGTGGTAGTGAAGATTCAACTGATGACGAGAATCTTGATATCAAAGATAACGACTACCATGATGCAGAAAATGAAGTTGATCAAGACACAGATGATGATCGCGGACGTGTACTCAGTGGAAAATTGAGTGAGAGCAGTGGTTATGATGGCAGCGATCTTTATGACTAtaag GTATTTGAGGGTAATGATTCAGATGTTGGATCACCCAAAGACAATAATGTTCGAGCAGCGAGTTCAAGTTTTCCTGTTGATCCTGTACAGATGAGAGATTCTAATGTTCAACTGTTAGAGCAACAAGGTAAAATAACTAAAGGAAATGAAAGTCCAATAAATGAGACAGACATACCAATTGTTTTACCGGGTGGAGAATCTTACCGATCAATGGGGGAGATTCTAGCGTCAATGGATCCTGGGAATGCCGCATCTGTTTCTGGACTCGAGTCATCTGCAGAGAAGCCAGTGGGAAAAGTTACGGTCTCCAATCTAAATCCTAAGCGGTCAACATTCTGGGGAAGGAACAGC GCTAGGAAGACGCTCTCGGTGGAATCAGTTGATTCATCCGGAGAAGAAGA GCTAGCTATCCAGAGGCTTGAAATCACAAAGAATGACTTGAGGAATAGGATCGCAAAGGAG GCTCGGGGAAATGCAATTTTGCAAGCCAGCTTGGAGAGGAGAAAGCAAGCCTTGCACGAGCGTCGATTGGCACTTGAACAAGAT GTATCGAGACTGCAAGAGCAGCTGCAAGCTGAAAGAGATCTCAGAGCAGCATTAGAAGTTGGGTTAAGCATGTCTTCTGGACAATTTTCCAGTTCACGCAGCATGGATTCTAAA ACAAGGGCTGAGCTTGAAGAGATTGCTCTTGCTGAAGCAGATGTTGCCAGGTTGAAGCAGAAAGTTGCTGAGCTCCACCAGCAACTTAATCAGCAAAGACAGCATCACTATGGTTCCCCCTCTGATTCATCTGATCGATACCAACATGTTCAAAATCATACTTCTCAACA GAGGTTTCTTCAGCAAGATTTTGATGCGACCCTTGCTTTTGTTAATcatgaaagaaaacaaagaacagAG GAGAGTTTGTCGGGAACAGACTGGAGGAATTTCAGAGGACAAGGACTGGCAACCGGTGGCAGTAACAGGCAATCTTCTCGGAAGCAATTTACCGATTCAACGAATGTGGCTGACCCTAAATTTTCCGAGACATCCACAAATATGTCAGTAGATGAGCTTTATGGTGTTGATTCTGCCTCTGTTCCCTCCACTTCAAGAGCAGTAGAG GTGTTGGATTACCCACGACATCCATCGGTGGCATCTTCTGCTTTGGTAGAATTAACAACTCGTCTAGATTTCTTCAAAGAAAGGCGTTCCCAGCTCATGGAACAGCTCCACAACCTTGATTTAAACTATGGCACTGCGTCTCAGGATTTCATCTACAGGCCGTCATCCCCTCCATGGAACTGA
- the LOC120001541 gene encoding uncharacterized protein LOC120001541, translating to MNFGFVNNLSLFHKHSKRDLQTIPESKIIILEQSKPNTAFNIKIWVWSLLSVVPWAMNTGEKIQGPSTINRRLKKHARPRRVIESNAGITRLPFRPYVPKVPWHTGPRAFLSQLFPRYGHYCGPNWSSGKDGGSLLWDKRPVDWLDFCCYCHDVGYDTHDQAKLLEADFAFLECLERQHGSVKGDPHIAQLYKTMCITGLNNFLIPYRSTLVRLQAGQPLPNFSWLSYVKWKYWKLQKA from the exons ATGAATTTTGGGTTTGTGAACAATCTCTCATTGTTTCATAAGCATTCAAAAAGAGATTTGCAGACAATCCCTGAATCTAAAATTATTATCCTAGAACAATCAAAGCCAAACACTGCCTTTAATATCAAGATATGGGTTTGGTCCCTACTTTCAGTTGTTCCTTGGGCTATGAATACTGGAGAAAAAATTCAGGGACCTTCCACCATAAATAGAAGGTTAAAAAAGCATGCACGGCCACGCAGGGTTATTGAGAGTAATGCTGGGATTACCCGTTTACCCTTTAGACCCTATGTGCCGAAGGTTCCATGGCATACAGGTCCAAGAGCCTTCCTATCTCAGCTGTTTCCACGATATGGCCATTACTGTGGTCCTAATTGGTCCAGTGGGAAAGATGGTGGGTCTCTTCTTTGGGACAAGCGACCTGTTGACTGGTTGGATTTTTGCTGCTATTGCCATGATGTTGGTTATGACACTCATGATCAGGCCAAGCTGCTGGAAGCTGACTTTGCATTTCTAGAGTGCTTGGAGAGACAACATGGTAGTGTAAAGGGAGATCCTCACATTGCTCAACTTTACAAGACCATGTGCATAACAG gTCTTAACAATTTTCTAATACCATACCGAAGCACTTTGGTCAGGTTACAGGCTGGGCAACCTTTGCCCAATTTCAGCTGGCTAAGCTATGTGAAATGGAAAtattggaaattgcagaaaGCTTGA